In the genome of Segnochrobactrum spirostomi, the window CACCTGCCGGCCCTATCTCATTCACGGCATCGAGGAATGCGTGCGCAGCGCTCAGGCAGGCGGCGCCGGGCTCATCGTCTACAATCGCAAGGAAGGCCGGGCCTTGGGCGAGGTGACGAAGTTCCTGGTGTACAATGCGCGCAAGCGGCAGGAGGGCGGCGATCAGGCCTCGACCTATTTCGAGCGCACCGAATGCGTCGCCGGCGTTCAGGATGCCCGCTTCCAGCAATTGATGCCGGACGTGCTCCACTGGCTCGGCATCCGCCGCATCGACCGCTTCGTCTCGATGTCGAACATGAAGCACGACGCGATCGTGCGCTCCGGCATCGAGATCGGCGAGCGGGTGCCGATCCCGAGCGAGTTGGTGCCCGCGGACGCCCAGGTCGAGATCGAGGCCAAGAAGGCCGCCGGCTATTATGCCCCGGACGGCGTCGCCGACACGAGCCAGGTCGTCGGCCGGCCGATCGACCAATATTGAGCTATAATGCCTCCGTGAATGCGCAGGGAGACGCCGTCATGATGCCGGTCAAGATCGAGGGCGAGCACGGCACCGTCGAGATGAAGGTGCCGGCGGAACTGTTGGAGCGGATGGCGCGCGAAGGCGGCGGTCTCGCGGCCGTGTCGACCGACGACGGACTTCTCCTCACGACGCTCGATCACGCCCGTTATCTGGAGCAGCGCGCGCTCGGGATGGAATTCCTCGCCGACTATGCCGAGACGTTTCGAGATCTCGCAAAATGAGCGCCGAGCCGACCTGGCTCGATCGCCGGGCGCTGCTCGACGTCCATGACGCCACGATCGCGCGCGACGGCGGACTGCCTGGGCTGCGGGACGAGGGGCTGCTCGAATCCGCGCTCGCCCGGCCGCTTCAATTGTTTCATTACGGGGGCATCGAGGACGTTCCGACCCTCGCGGCCGCCTATGCGGTGGCGCTCGCCCGCAATCACGCCTTCTTCGACGGCAACAAGCGGGCGGCGTTCGCCGCCCTCGGTCTCTTTCTGCTCGCCAATGGCCTGCGCCTCACGGCGCCCCCGGCCGAGGCAACGCGTGTGATGATCGCCGTTGCCGCAAGCGAATTGGATGAAGAGG includes:
- a CDS encoding type II toxin-antitoxin system death-on-curing family toxin; this encodes MSAEPTWLDRRALLDVHDATIARDGGLPGLRDEGLLESALARPLQLFHYGGIEDVPTLAAAYAVALARNHAFFDGNKRAAFAALGLFLLANGLRLTAPPAEATRVMIAVAASELDEEAFAAWVGRNVSPRA